In Cyanobacteria bacterium GSL.Bin1, a genomic segment contains:
- a CDS encoding universal stress protein yields the protein MFKTILFSIDRSRETQEAVAAVKNLVQNYNSRLVLLSVVEAEGEEKEDKRHMTSESAVSELLEGVKSLFAEENINAETLEREGRPAFIICDVADELDADLIVMGCRGVGLIEEEASDSVSNRVINLSPCPVLVIP from the coding sequence ATGTTTAAAACTATTCTCTTTTCCATCGACCGTAGTCGAGAAACCCAAGAAGCAGTCGCAGCAGTCAAAAACTTGGTTCAAAACTACAACAGTCGTCTGGTCTTACTCTCCGTTGTCGAAGCGGAGGGAGAAGAAAAAGAAGATAAGCGACACATGACCTCGGAAAGTGCCGTAAGCGAACTCCTCGAAGGGGTCAAATCGTTATTCGCAGAGGAAAATATCAACGCCGAAACCCTTGAAAGAGAAGGGAGACCGGCGTTTATTATTTGCGATGTTGCCGACGAACTCGATGCTGACCTAATTGTGATGGGCTGTCGCGGGGTCGGTTTAATTGAAGAAGAAGCCTCCGATAGTGTAAGTAATCGGGTGATTAACCTTTCGCCCTGTCCGGTATTAGTCATCCCCTAA
- a CDS encoding plastoquinol terminal oxidase, which yields MIRLLVSILVFVINTVYRDRAYPRFYVLETVARVPYFSYLSVLHLYETLGWWRRVDWLKVHFAESWNELHHLLIMEALGGGDQWYDRTLARTAALIYYWVVVVMYLLSPRSAYRFMELVEGHAYHTYDTFLQAQEEALKQQPAPEIAVKYYRDGDLYMFDEFQSDRAPEERRPDINNLYDVFVAIRDDEQEHVKTMVACQKSHAQEILHSPHTQESPVLAAAAAAQTEEN from the coding sequence ATGATTCGTTTACTGGTCAGCATTTTGGTGTTTGTCATCAACACAGTTTATCGCGATCGCGCCTATCCTCGCTTCTATGTCTTAGAAACAGTCGCTCGCGTCCCTTACTTTTCTTATCTCTCTGTGCTCCACCTCTATGAAACGCTCGGTTGGTGGCGACGAGTCGATTGGCTAAAAGTTCACTTTGCAGAGTCTTGGAATGAATTACACCATCTGCTCATCATGGAAGCCCTCGGTGGCGGCGATCAATGGTATGACCGTACGCTTGCTCGCACTGCTGCCTTAATCTACTATTGGGTTGTTGTTGTCATGTATTTGCTCTCTCCCCGTTCTGCCTATCGCTTTATGGAACTGGTCGAAGGTCATGCCTATCATACCTACGACACTTTCTTACAAGCCCAGGAAGAAGCCTTAAAACAACAGCCCGCCCCAGAAATTGCGGTGAAGTACTACCGCGATGGCGATCTCTATATGTTTGATGAATTCCAATCAGATCGCGCTCCCGAAGAACGTCGTCCGGACATCAACAACCTCTACGATGTCTTTGTTGCCATTCGCGATGATGAACAAGAGCACGTCAAAACTATGGTGGCTTGTCAAAAATCCCATGCTCAGGAAATCCTCCATAGCCCTCACACACAAGAATCTCCCGTTTTAGCCGCCGCTGCTGCTGCGCAAACCGAAGAAAACTAA
- a CDS encoding HNH endonuclease has product MSRYYLSLELRNLVARRADYLCEYCLISETVRSTSHQFDHIISIKHGGNTSAENLAYACLYCNLNKGTDLGSISRQSGELTRFFNPRTDKWSDHFFLRYARIEPLTNLGEVTVRILKLNDQDRILERQLLIYVNQYPSPEAKKRINSDDGKSPSK; this is encoded by the coding sequence ATGTCTCGTTATTATCTTTCTCTGGAATTACGAAATCTAGTGGCAAGAAGAGCAGATTATCTTTGTGAATATTGTCTAATCTCAGAAACAGTTCGTTCTACGAGTCATCAATTTGACCACATTATCAGTATCAAGCATGGGGGTAACACGAGTGCTGAAAACTTAGCCTATGCTTGCTTATATTGTAATTTGAATAAAGGAACAGATTTAGGTTCCATTAGTCGCCAATCAGGTGAGCTGACAAGATTCTTTAATCCCAGAACAGACAAATGGTCTGACCATTTTTTTCTTCGATATGCCCGGATTGAGCCTTTAACTAATCTTGGCGAGGTGACAGTTAGAATACTCAAGTTGAATGATCAGGATCGAATCTTAGAAAGACAACTCCTTATCTACGTCAATCAATATCCTTCTCCAGAAGCTAAGAAAAGAATTAATTCCGATGACGGGAAGTCGCCGTCAAAGTGA
- a CDS encoding redoxin domain-containing protein has protein sequence MALQLGDVVPDFKQQSSMGEISFHEWAGDSWVILFSHPADYTPVCTTELGEVARLKPEFDKRNVKVLALSVDDAESHQGWINDINETQSCSVNYPILADGDRKVSDLYGMIHPNSLNNLTVRSVFVIDPQKKLRLTLTYPASTGRNFPELLRVIDSLQLTDNYQVATPVNWKEGDDVVVVPSIPTEEAKKKFPKGVTEVKPYLRMTPQPDK, from the coding sequence ATGGCACTACAACTTGGTGATGTTGTTCCTGATTTTAAACAGCAATCGAGTATGGGGGAAATCTCCTTCCATGAATGGGCAGGAGATAGCTGGGTGATTTTATTTTCTCACCCAGCGGATTATACTCCGGTTTGCACAACCGAATTAGGGGAAGTGGCTCGCCTCAAGCCTGAGTTTGATAAGCGCAACGTCAAAGTGTTGGCGTTAAGTGTGGATGATGCAGAGTCTCATCAAGGCTGGATTAACGATATCAATGAAACGCAATCCTGTTCTGTGAATTATCCCATTTTGGCAGACGGCGATCGCAAAGTGTCTGATCTTTATGGAATGATTCATCCGAATTCCCTGAATAATCTTACTGTCCGCTCAGTTTTCGTGATTGATCCTCAGAAAAAACTGCGTTTGACCTTAACGTATCCCGCGAGCACTGGTCGTAACTTCCCAGAATTACTGAGAGTGATAGATTCTTTACAGCTGACGGATAATTATCAAGTGGCGACGCCTGTGAACTGGAAAGAAGGAGATGATGTGGTGGTTGTTCCGTCAATTCCCACAGAAGAAGCGAAAAAGAAATTCCCGAAAGGAGTGACTGAAGTTAAGCCCTATCTGCGCATGACGCCTCAACCGGATAAATAA
- the psbU gene encoding photosystem II complex extrinsic protein PsbU yields MRKLGSLLLFVLFSISLIFGVGQASAWALNTNQINVSSISVLAEIRNDADQKLQQIGNKIDLNNTNIQAFRDLRGFYPTLARKIIENSPYEKVEDVLQIPDLSERQKERLEENLDQFVVTDPEAAFVEGDDRINNGVYGGY; encoded by the coding sequence ATGCGAAAGTTAGGATCACTACTGCTGTTTGTACTATTTAGTATCAGTTTAATATTTGGTGTGGGGCAAGCTTCAGCTTGGGCTCTGAATACGAATCAAATTAATGTATCGAGCATTTCTGTGCTGGCTGAAATCCGCAATGATGCCGATCAAAAATTACAACAAATTGGCAATAAAATTGACCTCAATAACACGAATATTCAGGCATTTCGGGACTTGAGAGGGTTTTATCCCACTCTCGCTCGCAAAATCATCGAAAATTCTCCTTACGAGAAGGTAGAAGATGTTTTACAAATTCCTGATTTAAGTGAACGCCAAAAAGAGCGTTTAGAAGAAAATTTAGACCAATTTGTTGTCACTGATCCAGAAGCAGCATTTGTGGAAGGAGATGATCGGATTAACAATGGCGTTTACGGAGGTTATTAA
- the ylqF gene encoding ribosome biogenesis GTPase YlqF, with translation MTLIQWYPGHIAKAERELRQQLKNVDVVLEVLDARIPLASQHPQVSQWVGNKPRLLVINRQDMIPQALHTEWVAWFQTQGFSPYLTDAQQGKGIKSLLKAAQKAGEAVNEKRRNRGMRDRAVRAVVMGFPNVGKSALINRLVGRKVVQSARKAGVTRQLKWVRISQQIDLLDAPGVIPPKLEDQAAAIKLAICDDIGEAAYDLQNIAAELVQLLKELDDTEILTNRYGLSPENLTGSAYLYTLAQQRHNNDKERTARELLKDFRKGLMGTISLELPPNQLAKPT, from the coding sequence ATGACATTAATTCAGTGGTATCCCGGTCATATTGCCAAAGCAGAACGGGAATTAAGACAACAGTTAAAAAATGTGGATGTGGTGCTAGAGGTGCTGGATGCAAGGATTCCCCTTGCCTCTCAGCATCCGCAAGTGTCGCAATGGGTGGGAAATAAACCGCGTCTGTTGGTGATTAATCGGCAGGATATGATCCCACAAGCCCTCCATACGGAGTGGGTGGCGTGGTTTCAAACTCAGGGGTTTTCTCCCTATTTAACTGACGCCCAACAAGGGAAAGGGATTAAATCTCTTTTAAAAGCTGCCCAAAAAGCGGGAGAAGCGGTGAATGAAAAACGGCGCAATCGAGGAATGCGCGATCGCGCGGTTCGTGCCGTTGTAATGGGCTTTCCTAATGTTGGCAAATCGGCACTGATCAACCGTTTAGTGGGGCGAAAAGTGGTCCAAAGCGCCCGTAAAGCAGGGGTAACCCGGCAACTGAAGTGGGTACGCATTTCGCAACAAATTGACCTCTTAGACGCCCCGGGCGTGATTCCCCCAAAATTAGAAGATCAAGCTGCGGCGATCAAACTTGCGATCTGCGATGATATTGGGGAAGCCGCCTATGATTTACAAAATATTGCCGCAGAATTAGTTCAACTTTTAAAGGAATTAGATGACACTGAAATTCTGACGAATCGGTATGGTCTCTCTCCAGAGAATTTAACTGGTTCTGCTTATCTATATACGCTCGCTCAGCAACGCCATAATAACGATAAAGAACGAACCGCACGAGAATTACTTAAGGATTTCCGGAAAGGATTAATGGGTACTATTTCTTTAGAACTTCCGCCAAACCAATTAGCCAAACCAACTTAA
- a CDS encoding DNA polymerase subunit beta, whose protein sequence is MIEIFLDDSSTVLTAKLSDRLGVSYETLSNFCRRWEIAELAFFGSILRDDFRPNSDVDILVTFTPNGDAKRNLFDLIKMQKQLEHLLHRNVDLTEKKAIKNPYLRAEILKNYQIFYVKT, encoded by the coding sequence ATGATAGAAATCTTTCTTGACGACTCATCTACTGTGTTAACGGCTAAACTAAGTGACCGATTAGGAGTCAGTTACGAAACACTATCTAACTTTTGCCGACGTTGGGAAATTGCCGAACTTGCTTTTTTTGGCTCAATTCTACGCGACGATTTTCGCCCTAACAGTGACGTTGATATTTTAGTGACGTTTACCCCAAACGGAGATGCAAAACGTAATTTATTTGATTTAATCAAGATGCAAAAACAATTAGAGCATTTATTACATCGAAACGTTGATTTAACTGAAAAAAAAGCAATCAAAAATCCCTATCTTCGCGCTGAAATTTTAAAAAATTACCAAATTTTTTATGTCAAAACCTAA
- a CDS encoding Sua5/YciO/YrdC/YwlC family protein, with protein sequence MTLVSFSELVTGAKDGQVVSFPTDTVPALAVRPDRAAAIFQLKQREAAKPLILMGGSPEPLWSYVEGTPEEFAIWEKTAQRYFPGQLTLVLPSSANVPPQVNPQTPDTIGIRVPDCAIARQIFAATGVLATTSANRSGEPPLTTPEAIDQAFPEVLVLAETPPIVSSGLPSTVAKWTGQAWDILRQGAIQLGN encoded by the coding sequence ATGACGCTTGTTTCTTTTTCTGAATTGGTGACTGGTGCTAAAGACGGTCAGGTTGTCAGTTTTCCAACTGATACGGTTCCCGCTTTGGCAGTCCGACCGGATCGCGCCGCAGCCATTTTTCAGCTTAAACAACGAGAGGCTGCGAAACCGCTCATTTTAATGGGAGGATCTCCTGAACCGTTATGGTCTTATGTGGAAGGAACGCCAGAAGAGTTTGCGATTTGGGAAAAAACCGCCCAGCGGTATTTTCCCGGACAGTTAACCTTGGTTTTACCCAGTTCAGCCAACGTTCCACCCCAGGTCAATCCGCAAACACCAGATACCATTGGGATTCGGGTCCCTGATTGCGCGATCGCGCGACAAATTTTTGCCGCAACAGGCGTTCTTGCTACAACTAGTGCCAACCGTTCCGGAGAACCCCCACTAACGACCCCCGAAGCGATTGATCAAGCTTTTCCTGAGGTGCTCGTTCTGGCTGAGACGCCACCCATTGTCAGTAGCGGTCTTCCTTCCACCGTTGCCAAATGGACGGGCCAGGCTTGGGACATTCTCCGCCAAGGCGCCATTCAACTGGGAAATTAA
- the panB gene encoding 3-methyl-2-oxobutanoate hydroxymethyltransferase, which produces MVVTTAQLLKWKQQQRPITVLTAWDYAFAQILDEVGLDILLVGDSLAMTALGHETTLPLSLDAMLHHAAAVKRGVKRALVVCDLPFLTYQESEQQAIHTAGRVLKETGVQAVKLEGGNRAIARTVATLTRIGIPVMGHVGLTPQSVHRLGYRQQGKTPEEAERIYQEAINLAEAGVFALILEHIPSELAAKITATLSIPTIGIGAGKHCNGQVLVTSDLLGLTPKQPPFAKAYVNLREMIMEAAENYIDDVKHQHFPQ; this is translated from the coding sequence ATGGTAGTAACTACCGCACAACTTTTAAAGTGGAAACAACAACAACGCCCGATTACGGTTTTGACGGCATGGGATTACGCCTTTGCTCAAATTCTAGATGAGGTGGGGCTGGATATCCTCCTCGTGGGTGATTCTTTGGCGATGACCGCTTTGGGACATGAAACGACCCTTCCCCTCAGTTTAGACGCAATGTTGCATCATGCGGCAGCAGTGAAACGAGGGGTAAAACGGGCTTTGGTGGTTTGTGATCTGCCGTTTTTAACCTATCAAGAAAGTGAACAGCAAGCGATTCATACCGCAGGGCGGGTGTTAAAAGAAACCGGCGTCCAGGCAGTGAAGTTAGAAGGGGGCAATCGCGCGATCGCGCGGACGGTTGCGACCCTCACTCGCATTGGAATTCCGGTGATGGGCCACGTGGGGTTAACCCCCCAATCCGTTCATCGCCTGGGTTATCGCCAACAGGGTAAGACCCCCGAAGAAGCAGAACGCATTTACCAAGAAGCGATCAATCTGGCAGAAGCGGGGGTATTTGCGCTCATTCTGGAACATATCCCCAGTGAACTGGCGGCTAAAATTACCGCTACGCTGTCAATTCCGACGATTGGTATTGGCGCCGGGAAACACTGTAATGGACAAGTGTTAGTGACCTCGGACTTACTGGGGTTAACCCCAAAACAACCACCCTTTGCCAAAGCCTACGTTAACCTCCGAGAAATGATTATGGAAGCGGCAGAAAATTATATTGACGACGTTAAACATCAACACTTTCCCCAATGA
- a CDS encoding extracellular solute-binding protein produces MISAIKNLLWIVCLSLSLFLSSCTALNSSSQTQNVTQLTLWHGINPPSNREVFQDLVDQFNESHEQLQIDAIYIGQPDGQLPKILTAVVGEVPPDMLWFVPQLTGQLVELGAIRPLNDWLDQSPLKEEIDPVLFASMELDDQIWSIPFATNNAGIFYRPSLFAKAGIETIPQTWEELEAAAAKLTQDFDEDGLVDQYGLFLSLGKGEWTVFTWLPFVYSATGELLTNNQQPNLVNEGTISALELGSELVQNNWAMLSAPERGYELDNFLSGRAAMQVTGPWTLGQLSQTDIDYDVFPFPKKEQQSAVVGGENLFVFKTNPEREKACFEFLEYVLSEPFQTEWALRTGYLPINLKSQQSEAYQQFVAENPVLNVFLEQMEVAKVRPIIPNYTRLSENFGRAIEASLLGKKEPKAALQESQRRLELVFEGATHER; encoded by the coding sequence ATGATTTCTGCAATTAAAAATTTACTTTGGATTGTTTGCCTCAGCTTAAGCTTATTTTTAAGCAGTTGTACAGCTTTGAATTCGTCTTCCCAAACTCAAAATGTCACCCAGTTAACCCTTTGGCATGGCATTAATCCCCCATCCAATCGGGAAGTTTTTCAAGACTTAGTGGATCAGTTTAATGAGAGTCATGAACAACTGCAAATTGATGCGATTTATATTGGTCAACCCGACGGACAACTCCCGAAAATTTTAACGGCCGTTGTCGGTGAAGTTCCTCCGGATATGCTGTGGTTTGTTCCCCAATTAACGGGTCAACTGGTGGAATTAGGAGCCATTCGCCCCTTAAATGATTGGTTGGATCAATCGCCGTTAAAAGAAGAAATTGATCCGGTTTTATTTGCCAGTATGGAACTTGATGATCAGATTTGGTCAATTCCCTTTGCCACCAATAATGCCGGGATTTTTTATCGTCCGTCTTTATTTGCCAAGGCGGGGATTGAAACAATCCCTCAAACCTGGGAAGAGTTGGAAGCAGCAGCAGCGAAACTGACGCAAGATTTTGATGAAGATGGTTTAGTTGATCAATATGGGCTGTTTTTATCCTTGGGAAAAGGAGAGTGGACCGTTTTTACTTGGTTACCGTTTGTATATAGTGCCACTGGGGAATTATTAACCAATAATCAGCAACCTAATTTAGTCAATGAAGGAACCATTTCTGCCTTAGAATTGGGTTCGGAATTAGTGCAAAATAACTGGGCAATGTTATCAGCACCAGAACGGGGTTATGAATTGGACAATTTCTTATCAGGACGGGCTGCCATGCAAGTAACAGGACCTTGGACTCTCGGACAACTCAGTCAAACTGATATTGATTATGATGTGTTTCCTTTTCCCAAAAAAGAGCAACAGTCGGCAGTCGTTGGGGGAGAAAATTTATTTGTCTTCAAAACGAACCCAGAACGAGAAAAAGCCTGCTTTGAATTTTTAGAATATGTTCTCAGTGAGCCCTTTCAAACGGAGTGGGCGTTGCGAACCGGCTATTTACCGATTAATCTTAAATCCCAACAAAGTGAAGCGTATCAGCAGTTCGTCGCAGAAAATCCCGTCTTAAACGTCTTTTTAGAACAAATGGAGGTGGCAAAAGTACGTCCCATTATTCCGAATTATACTCGCTTGTCTGAAAATTTTGGTCGCGCGATCGAAGCCAGTTTACTCGGCAAAAAAGAACCGAAAGCGGCTTTGCAAGAATCACAACGGCGGTTAGAGTTAGTCTTTGAAGGTGCAACTCACGAACGCTAA
- a CDS encoding CRR6 family NdhI maturation factor: protein MTITIKLTQDSIDRLDLSPVQKELDPILSAGTLTEYEQQFQFEFDYPRDPTDPRELSEVPEIRLWFLRLDTVYPWFIFFLDWRNGELARYTAMLVPHQFSRAEGIQFNPEALEIFVMRKVFVLYDWLQQQQVSGYGRIIAFSQMLGYEVDESFFEKEQ, encoded by the coding sequence ATGACCATAACCATCAAGTTAACTCAAGATAGCATTGATCGCCTGGACTTATCACCTGTCCAAAAGGAACTCGACCCCATTTTAAGCGCGGGAACCCTAACCGAATACGAGCAACAATTCCAATTTGAGTTTGATTATCCTAGAGATCCCACTGATCCGCGTGAGCTTTCCGAAGTTCCAGAAATTCGCCTTTGGTTCTTACGACTGGACACGGTTTATCCCTGGTTTATTTTCTTTCTCGACTGGCGCAATGGGGAACTCGCCCGTTATACGGCAATGTTAGTTCCGCACCAATTTAGTCGTGCTGAAGGGATTCAATTTAACCCGGAAGCTTTGGAAATTTTTGTGATGAGAAAAGTTTTTGTGCTCTACGATTGGTTGCAGCAGCAACAGGTTTCCGGTTATGGACGTATTATTGCGTTTAGTCAAATGTTGGGATATGAGGTGGATGAATCGTTTTTTGAGAAGGAGCAATAA
- a CDS encoding tetratricopeptide repeat protein, with amino-acid sequence MGLKQNWLISLAACAGMWSIAVPASHAQALLPHTLEPNFENLEEQGLALAQDAAQLVRFQQYDAALARAKVATQLAPEAYQPWFIWGSLEARNENLEQALIALKKAHTLAPEEPQVLFTLGSAYFQQGDYQQALQELKAGLELEPDSPEALFDMGNTHLKLGQYDSAIASYQKSAQLEAGFWPAINNIGLIEYEQGKIAAAMEKWRTAAEIAENATEPKLAIAVALYGQGKQQEAIKMAQAALRSDTRYANLEFLEENLWGEKLLADTEDFFTSPLMESTLSRLQINPPDSE; translated from the coding sequence ATGGGGTTAAAGCAAAATTGGTTAATTTCTCTGGCAGCTTGCGCTGGAATGTGGAGTATTGCTGTACCCGCATCTCACGCACAAGCCCTGCTTCCACACACATTAGAACCGAACTTTGAAAACTTAGAAGAACAAGGGTTAGCACTCGCACAAGATGCAGCCCAACTGGTGCGATTTCAACAGTATGATGCGGCATTGGCACGCGCGAAAGTGGCAACACAACTTGCCCCAGAGGCTTATCAACCCTGGTTTATTTGGGGTAGCCTCGAGGCGAGAAACGAAAACCTGGAACAAGCCCTGATAGCATTGAAAAAAGCCCATACACTGGCACCAGAAGAACCTCAAGTTTTATTTACCCTTGGTTCAGCCTATTTCCAACAAGGTGATTATCAACAAGCGCTGCAAGAATTAAAAGCGGGTTTAGAGTTAGAACCAGATTCCCCAGAAGCCTTGTTTGATATGGGGAATACTCACCTCAAACTGGGTCAATATGACAGCGCGATCGCGTCTTATCAAAAATCAGCACAATTAGAGGCAGGATTTTGGCCAGCGATCAATAATATTGGGTTAATTGAATACGAACAGGGTAAAATTGCTGCAGCAATGGAAAAGTGGCGCACTGCCGCCGAAATTGCTGAGAATGCAACGGAACCGAAACTCGCGATCGCGGTAGCACTCTATGGACAAGGCAAGCAACAAGAGGCGATTAAAATGGCGCAAGCTGCCTTACGTTCCGACACTCGGTATGCTAACCTCGAATTTTTAGAAGAAAACCTCTGGGGAGAAAAATTACTCGCGGATACAGAAGACTTTTTTACGTCTCCTCTAATGGAGTCAACCCTGAGCCGTTTACAGATCAACCCACCTGATTCAGAGTAA
- a CDS encoding LD-carboxypeptidase, with amino-acid sequence MTPLLHPPLLQTGDTVAVLSPSGALKEKEQFEKGLTIWRSRYNIQLISPYEQQGYLAGSDEHRRQVLSEAWTNPEYKAIICSRGGYGSMRLLEKWSWELSVTPKWLIGFSDVTALLWSFYNQGIMGLHAPVLTTLAQEPNWSVERLFGYLEQKKLSPLQGKGWGGGSVTGRLLPANLTVATHVLGTPLQPCFDGVILALEDVTEAPYRIDRMLTQWRLSGIFDKVGGLALGRFSRCEAPTGSVSWTVEEVLRDRATDLNCPIVSNLPFGHDGANAALPVGEMMTLDGDRGELSAAF; translated from the coding sequence ATGACCCCACTTCTCCATCCTCCTCTTCTCCAAACTGGTGATACTGTTGCTGTGCTTTCTCCGAGTGGTGCTTTAAAAGAAAAAGAACAATTTGAAAAAGGGTTAACCATTTGGCGCAGTCGGTATAACATCCAGTTGATTTCTCCCTACGAACAACAGGGCTACCTCGCCGGAAGCGATGAACACCGGCGTCAGGTTTTATCCGAAGCATGGACAAATCCAGAGTATAAAGCGATTATTTGCAGCCGCGGCGGGTATGGCAGTATGCGCTTACTGGAAAAATGGTCTTGGGAACTCTCAGTGACACCAAAGTGGTTAATTGGCTTTTCGGATGTGACAGCGTTGCTATGGAGTTTTTACAATCAGGGGATTATGGGGTTACACGCGCCAGTTTTAACAACGTTAGCACAAGAACCGAATTGGTCTGTTGAACGCTTGTTTGGCTATCTTGAACAGAAAAAACTTTCTCCTTTGCAAGGAAAGGGTTGGGGTGGCGGAAGCGTTACCGGACGGTTACTCCCTGCCAATTTAACTGTAGCAACCCATGTATTGGGAACACCGTTACAACCTTGTTTCGACGGCGTCATTCTTGCCCTAGAAGATGTTACCGAAGCCCCCTATCGCATTGACAGAATGCTCACCCAATGGCGATTATCTGGAATTTTTGACAAAGTTGGCGGGTTAGCACTGGGGCGGTTCAGCCGTTGTGAAGCTCCAACCGGAAGTGTCAGTTGGACGGTTGAGGAAGTTTTGCGCGATCGCGCTACTGACTTAAACTGTCCCATTGTCTCGAATTTACCCTTTGGACATGATGGGGCAAATGCTGCTTTACCCGTTGGGGAAATGATGACATTAGATGGAGATCGCGGAGAACTGAGTGCTGCTTTCTAA